GCCACCGAGACATCCACATGGCGGGCCCGCCCTTGCGCGGGCAGGATCCGGGCCTTGGCATCGGTGTAAGAGGTGAAGGTCACCGCTGCTCCGGTCAACCAGGCTCCGCAGCTCCAAGTGATCGTGCGCCAGTGCACGCCCGTGTCCAGGTGCACGAGTAGACCCGCCTGGAGATCGGCGCCCAGCGCCTCCTCAACAAGCAGATTCGCGATTTTGCACTGCCACATGTGCAGCACACGCCCCGTCAATTCCATGCGCTCACCCGGTGCGTACCACACCAGCCAGGGGCGGTCGGAGTCCGTGGCGGTGGGCAGCAGTGAGGTCAGCGCGTCGGTTGGGTCTTGGTTCACACCCGGATCCTGACAGAGCCGCCGAGCCGGCGGAAGTGATACGCCCCAACCCTGACACTCAGAATTTCCTCAGCAAATTGTCATGAAGAAGGTTGACACTGCTGTGGTGTCCTTCCGGCGTGGCCGGGCGGGCCGCGTCACGCCGCGTGAAAACCGCTGTGGGGACCCGTGTGTGCGTGACGGTGTGAGGGCCGTCGCGATTGAGTGAATTTCTCAGCCCCGGCTTGACTCACAGCGGCTCACAGCCGTGTAATTCTACATAGACATCGTCCGTATCTTGAAGGGAAGCCATCGTGTGGAACATCCTCGGCGACGGGCCGCTCGAGCGGTCCGATGACGCCGACGACGAGGCGCTCCTCCTTCTGCTCGGCGACGACGATCCTGATGAGGGCCCGCTGGCCTGGCAGGAGCGCGCGTTGTGCGCTCAGACCGACCCGGAGGCCTTCTTCCCTGAGAAGGGAGGCTCCACCCGCGAAGCCAAGCGCGTGTGTGCCTCCTGTGAAGTCCGCGAGGAGTGCCTGGAGTACGCTCTGGCCAACGACGAGCGCTTCGGGATCTGGGGAGGACTGTCAGAGCGCGAGCGGCGCAAGCTCAAACGGCGCGCTGTATGAGTCGGGCGGGAAGCGCCACACAGCAGCCTGCCCCCGGCGGAACCCTCGCGGTCCTTGTTTCAGCCGGGGTCACCCCTTATCTGCCTAGAACCCTGCGGGCCCTGGCTGATCAGGTCGTGGCCCCGGATGTGCTATTGATCGTGGACGTCGCTTCGCGCGCCAACGGGCTCGGCGACGGCACTCCCATAGAGGAGGCGGTGCTGGACTCCGGTGTCGACGCCGTTGCCGCCGTGCGCGTGGTGCACGCCCCCGAGGCAACGGGCTTCGGCGACGCCGTTAAACGCGGACTGAACAAATATGCCGACCTGATCGCCAAGGGCAACCGCAAGCGGCGTCGTACAGATGCCGAACACCGTTCCGGTTCCGGCAGTGCGGGCTCGGCGGACGGCTCCATGACATCATCCGGACAGCTCACCGGTCCAACCGGTGCCATGTCACCGATCTCTGACACCGAGGTCCGCCGCGTCGCCAGCACCGACGTGCCCCCGGCCGACAACTCCGACGGCGCCTGGCTGTGGCTGCTGCACGACGACTCCGCTCCCGAGCCGGACTGCCTGGGGCGCCTGCTCGCAGCCGTCCACACCGCCCGCTCCGTCGCCCTGGCCGGTCCCAAACAGGTTGACTGGGACCGACCACACGAGCTGTTGGAGGTGGGCCTGCGCACAACCGCTTCCGCCCGTCGCGCCAACGACGTCGTTGAGGGGGAGGTCGACCAGGGCCAGCACGACGACCGCTCCGATATGCTCGCCGTCGGCACTGCCGGGGCGTTGATCAACCGCGTGATCTGGGACCAGCTTGATGGAACCTCCCCCGCCTTCCCGGTCTTCGATGACGGCCTGGAACTGTCCAGGGCCGTGCGCCTCGCCGGGCACCGCGTGGTGGTGGTGCCCAATGCGGTCATCCGGCACCGGCGCGCTGGCTACCTGGGCCTGCGTCCGGCGCAGCAGGCCCGTGACTCGCACCGGCTCGGCCGCGGACACCGCTCGGGAAGCTCCTTAGATCCGGCGCCAGCCAGCGCCATTGCCCAACCCGATCCGGATCGGTCCTTCTGTGCCCGGCGCATCGCCCAGCTCACCGCATGGGCGACTTTCTCCGCCCGGCCGGTGTGGGTCCTGCTGGCCTGGTTTGTGTTGCTCGGGCTGGCGCGCGCCTCCTGGCGACTGTTGACTAAGACGCCTGCCTTGGCCCGCGATGAGATGGCCGCTGCGCTTGCGGTGGCCCGCGCAGGTGCCACTATTCGCCGCGGACGCAAACGTCTGGCGGAACACCAGACCGTGCGCCGCTCCGTGCTAGCCGAGCTTTATATCAGCGCCGCCGACATCCGCGCCGCGCGCCGTGATCGGCGTCGCCAGGAGCGTGAGCGTGCCGCCCGCGAGGCCGCTCGCAGTGAACTGGAACTGCGCGAATTGGCCGTCTTGACCAGGCGTCGGCGTGTCACCCTAGCAGGCATCCTGTTGGTGGTGGGAGCCCTCGGCGCAGTGGGACTCTCGCAGGTCCTGGTCGCCCGCGCGGTGACCGGTGGCGCCCTGCCCGGCCTGGGGGCCGATTGGCGCGAGCTGTGGGACGCCGCCTGGTCCACCTGGGCCGCTTCCGGCGATGGCTACCCCGCGGCGCTGAATCCCTTGCTGGCCGCACTCGTCCCGCCCCTGGTGGTCGGATCATGGCTTGGGATCGACGGCGACGCCTTGGTGCACATTATGCTGGTTCTGGCGTTGCCATTGGCAGCCCTGGGAGCCTGGTACGCCGCTGGCACCGTGACCCGCAACAACTTGCTGCGCGCCTGGGCTGCCGGCGTGTGGGCGCTGGCGCCGGCGCTGCTGCTGGGAGTCGGGCAGGGGCGGCTAACCGCCGTAATCGTGCACCTGACATTGCCGTGGGCGTTGACTGCGCTTGCTCGGGCCGTGGGGGCGGACCGCCGCGACGTGGTCGTATCTGGAATGGTTGGCGCCCGTCATGCCAGCCAGCAGGAGAAGGACGAACTCGACCAGTTCGCCTCCGCCCGTATTGAGGATCTGGCCGAACTGGCCGACCAGGCCGAAGCCGCGAACCCCGCCGATGATGCGGAGGTCACCGCGACCGGAGTCTCCGAGGAGGCCGTGATCGCCGTGTACTCCGACGCCGTCGCGGACGCGGCCATGCTCGATCCAGATGCCCCCGTTCTGAAACCTGCCACGGAGCCCGAAGCCGCCGATCCGGAGCACACCGGAGCATCCCGGGGCCCCGGAACCCCGGAGCAGGATCCCCAGGACTCCACCGCTGCGCAGGGTGTTGAGGCCGCCGCGGCTGCATCCGACTCCGAGGCCAACGATTCGGAGACGACTGATCCCGACGACGCCGAGTCCCATGGCTCTGCAATTCCCGCCGCTGCGGCGCCCCCGCCCACCCCGGAGAGCTACGGACCCGGTTCACCCACCGCCGCCGCCGTGGCCGGGCTTCTTCTCAGTGTCATAGTCGCCGCCGCCCCTGTCACCGCCGCACCGATCGTGATCGGCCTGATCCTGTTGGCGGTGTGTGAGCGCCGCAGCGCCCTGCGGCTGCTGTTCACGCTCGTGCCGGTGGTCGCCACCGCCATCCCCGCCTGGTGGCGCGCCCTCCGGCTAGCCCAGGCCGCGGAGGCAAGCGAGGCCCTGCGCTACCTGTTCACCGACGCCGGCCTGCCCATCACCGCCGCCCCGCCCAGCACCATAGAGACCCTGCTGGGCATGCCCGTAGACGTCGAGTCCCTGGTCGCCGACCCGG
This genomic stretch from Actinomyces qiguomingii harbors:
- a CDS encoding WhiB family transcriptional regulator translates to MLGDDDPDEGPLAWQERALCAQTDPEAFFPEKGGSTREAKRVCASCEVREECLEYALANDERFGIWGGLSERERRKLKRRAV
- a CDS encoding glycosyltransferase yields the protein MSRAGSATQQPAPGGTLAVLVSAGVTPYLPRTLRALADQVVAPDVLLIVDVASRANGLGDGTPIEEAVLDSGVDAVAAVRVVHAPEATGFGDAVKRGLNKYADLIAKGNRKRRRTDAEHRSGSGSAGSADGSMTSSGQLTGPTGAMSPISDTEVRRVASTDVPPADNSDGAWLWLLHDDSAPEPDCLGRLLAAVHTARSVALAGPKQVDWDRPHELLEVGLRTTASARRANDVVEGEVDQGQHDDRSDMLAVGTAGALINRVIWDQLDGTSPAFPVFDDGLELSRAVRLAGHRVVVVPNAVIRHRRAGYLGLRPAQQARDSHRLGRGHRSGSSLDPAPASAIAQPDPDRSFCARRIAQLTAWATFSARPVWVLLAWFVLLGLARASWRLLTKTPALARDEMAAALAVARAGATIRRGRKRLAEHQTVRRSVLAELYISAADIRAARRDRRRQERERAAREAARSELELRELAVLTRRRRVTLAGILLVVGALGAVGLSQVLVARAVTGGALPGLGADWRELWDAAWSTWAASGDGYPAALNPLLAALVPPLVVGSWLGIDGDALVHIMLVLALPLAALGAWYAAGTVTRNNLLRAWAAGVWALAPALLLGVGQGRLTAVIVHLTLPWALTALARAVGADRRDVVVSGMVGARHASQQEKDELDQFASARIEDLAELADQAEAANPADDAEVTATGVSEEAVIAVYSDAVADAAMLDPDAPVLKPATEPEAADPEHTGASRGPGTPEQDPQDSTAAQGVEAAAAASDSEANDSETTDPDDAESHGSAIPAAAAPPPTPESYGPGSPTAAAVAGLLLSVIVAAAPVTAAPIVIGLILLAVCERRSALRLLFTLVPVVATAIPAWWRALRLAQAAEASEALRYLFTDAGLPITAAPPSTIETLLGMPVDVESLVADPAIALTAKMLLAVLPAAALCGLLTAGHRGNRARAGFLIALGGLGLAAAATRVITAVGTLSDGTGSVTVTGWAGIGVSFAQAGLLAAALAAGDAAYAAVPAGAHGWRRRAHLGLIGVCVLAVAAPLTVGGAWALTARTSTAAGADADVMALRPAGSQIPVIAAEMQSSSAAGRVLVLTATESGLRVRIWRGDGAQLADTTPDVLTAQFTARVSAETLAPAATSTEATQAADALTTVLTDPADAELADLVVRAVAGQDEALADALAAHGVAVVLLNEAAGDDLTASTRAGLEATPGLEQLARTDSGTSWRVAPASAPESARVVLIDADVTTTVPAAATGRTVVRTTINAGSGRRLLLLAERDDGAWRATLNGRTLQTTTATDAAGSWRAAFIVPADGGELVVTHGTVLGAIAARGIQVVWFITILFALPLRRRRSIV